The DNA window AGTTAGGTTGCAACCTTTTACTTTGATAGGCAACTTGAAGCTAGAAATTACATGCAAAACCACGAGTGTTTTTCCCAATATCTTAATTATTCCATCTAATTCTAAAGGAGAAAATCAAAATGTTCTTTCAGACGTCCAAAAAGCATTCACATATCGTCCGACTTTGCATGAAAGGTTGGCATTTCAAATTCGGTATtatcatgcatattttcatggTTGGAGAACAATCCATGTAACTACTCATCTCAGCCTGTTGGTTAAATTGTATAAGCCTCTGGATGCCAGAGTTCCTTTCAGAAAATCTTCCCTTTTGCCTAAATTGCTTTATGAAGCTACTAGGTGTTTGTTGTAGAATGCACTCTCTCTGCAGCCTTCTTTGCCTAccgaattaaaaaaaaaaaaaaagaaaaggtaagGCAAATACGCAAATCTGACATGAGTTTAATAATCGTAAGCTTTTATACCTCTTTCTCCCAGTCAGTTCTCAGAGCGACAACCAAAAGAAGCAATGCTTGCGCAAAAAGGGCCACTATAATTCCCGTCCATAGTCCCTATCCACAATTAGCAAGTTTTTGTAGACATTCCACAGAAAAGGAGAGTAATCACAATGCAATCTAGAAAAGATATGCAAAAGCAAAGGACAATGGAAAGTACCTTTCCTCCAATATGAAAGACGAAAGCTAGAATTATGCCGAAAGGTAATCCAAGTAGATAATAGGCTCCCAAATTAACCACTGCAGCAATCTTCTGCCAACCACATCCTCGAGCAGTACCTGGGAGCAATTTGGTCCTTCAGCTGATAAGTTTATGTAACATATGATCTAGGACTTTAACCCAATTTGCATGTGTTAATGTAGGATTGCTATGAAAGACTCTTCCATCTTCAAGCACTCTTTGCATATGATGATTCACATAAGCTACGTTTGCAGATTTTCTAGTTCTCAGGCTTTCAGAGCAAAAAAAGCAGCTAAAGTAAATTGTTTGACATTAGAATGAGCAAATCTTACTTGAATTGTTTTATACGAAGTACAAATGTTGTACATCCGTCAGGTTGATTCTTGATGATATTAAGAAACCTATGTCAAATTCTATCTAAGATTGTTGACAAACCTGAAAGCACAGATTGCATGCCATCCAAGACGTGTGATGCTGCAACCAAAAGCAACATTTCCCCAACGTATCTTACAACCTTTTCTTCTGAACTGTAACAGTAGCCCCATAAATTGCGCCCCAGAATCATGATTGTTGCTGCCAAAATACCCTCTGTGGAAACCAGGAACATTGCAATTTGCGATGCTAAACGAGCTGCATAAGGTCTTCCAGCACCAAGCTCATTTGAGACCCTTATGCTGTTATGATAAAGAGAACTGATCTCAAACTGTTCGAAATGAAATTGACTGAAACAAAATCAATTGTTTCTTGATAATCTCATAGTTACCTTGTGGCACCGCTGAGCCCAAGTGGAATCATGTAGACCATGCTACATGTATTAAGGCTGGCATCGGAACCAATATTGAGGAACACAATCAGAAATTGTTCGAGGCACTGTATATTCTAGATTAGGCCTGTTAGAGTTGCAGCACCATACCTGATTGAGAGAACTGACGTTTCTAGCTTTGGATTCGGTAGAAGACCAGATAGCAGAACCATCATTTCAAACGACCAAATCTCCAAGCTGATGAAATATGTTGGACGAGTTCAATTTCCCAATTCATCACTTAATATCAGAATCACATATCCAAATACATTTTGACAATGAACTGAGGGAAATGAGGACTGGAGGACAGTCGCAATTTTTAACTGCacaaaaaaggaagagaaatggAAAAGAACTAGAAAAACATGGAAAAATCTGGATGAAGTTCAGGGAATTACCATATCATAACAGCCGAAGGAATGGctaatttgagaaattttggaatGTCATTCAGTGACTCCTTGGAAAAACCTTTCCAGGTCTCCTTGCAGGATGGTGATACCCGCACATATATTGCCAACAACAACAGATTGATCCAATAAGAAATAGCATTAGCTAAAGCAGCACCTTTATTGCCAAGGCCAGACTTAAAGACTAGAACCCAACAAGTGAGTAGGTGGAGTAGCGTGGTAAATCCAGCACTAAACATCATTGGAAAGACATTATTCTGAGATTGAAGAAATCTAACATGGCATTGTAGCAGGGCATAGGCAAAGATGCTTGGAATCATAAAACGAGCGTACAGTCCTGCTTCAGTTGATATTTCTGGATCTTGCCCCAAGAATTTGAGAATGTGACCTGCGTTGGCCCAAATACATGCCAGAGGACAGGCGGCCAGTAGAAGTACAAGCATGGCTCTTTGCTGATGAATGCCAAGCATATGGTACTGTTTTGCTCCATAGGACTGCCCACAGAAAGTGTCCAATGCACTAGCCATCCCTAGCTGCTTGGAAATATATACAGAAAACTAGGAAAAGTTAAAAGAACAAGTTTAAGAAAACATTGCAAAGGAATTTAGACGTAAAGCAGAGGCCAATAAGAGATCAAGACCACAAATGAATCTTAAATCTGTGAAGCATGCATCATTGAGTATAAAGAATTTAACTAAGAAAAATATGTCAAGCAACAAACCGCTATGAGTGGATCTAATTCCAATTATCGGAAATCGAACTTACCAACAAACTGAAACCAGTCACAGATGCAAATGAAGTGGCCATGGAGGCACCTGAAAGAGCTAGTTCTCCAAGATGACCTACAAACATTACCGAGATCACTTGTAAGCAATTTATTAAGAGGTTAACCGTCATTAGAGGCCCTGCTAAAGCCAACTGCTTCTTCACTTCTATTTTTACATTATCCCACTTCCTCTTGGATTGGAATTCACTTTCTTGAGAATAATGAATCAGTGGACATTCCAGGTCTTGATGagctctctcctctctctccaTGTCCAAGAATTTGAAAAATATCCGCACCCGGTACTCAATGGGATCGTTTGCTAGCTTTAAACCATTATGTATATGTAAagttcaatttttgaataactaGAACGCATGGAACTCTGCTACTATGTGTTTATTCAACTGTATCTTGGGCACGTAGGTACTGAttatcaaaagcaaaagaatatGTGGAATTTACAATTTGGTGATGCAATCGGTTCAAAAGACTTGGACTACTTGCATAAGGAACAAAGTGCTCTTTATCTTGAGTTGAATATAAAGGCGGAGAATCTGGAAATGAATCCAGGATGGGCCAGGTTCGACTGTGTCCAGTTGCAGTACTTAATCATTTAAGGGTCAGGTGATGCAATACTACAGCATTGTTTTACTAGTAAATTTTGTCCCCAGGCACCACCTCATCTTACAATTTACAAGGAGATCAAAATGCAAGTGCGTGTCAAATTTTGTATTAACTTTGTACGCAATGTCTACTTTGGAAATATATGGTTTAGGCGCATGTATAGGAGGAAATATTCTGTTTGAGACAACGAAGAGGAAGCTGCTTAGAAGTTTAATTATTATTAAGTAGCAAAATTAGGTATCGAAAAGTATATCACTTTGCACGATTGATCTGTCGTATATGAGGTGCCTGAGATGGTGGATGATAAAGAACGCTTTTTGAGAAAAGTCTATAGTGGCAACTCTATCAGTCTGTTTTATCCAGTGGACAAAGCTCTCATCATCCTCTGATTCGaactataacaaaaaataataatatattcgAATGGTATGTTGACATATTATTTTCTGGATGCTTTTGTCATTTATGGAACTGCCTAAGATCAATACAAATCATCATATTTTCTGCGGAGAGGCCAATGAACATGTGAGTATAACTATTGATACCACGAACGAGATCACAAGTGCTTGAATGTTGAATTGAGTCATgacaaaatgaataaaacactTTAATCTCCATATTAGAAGCCAAAGTAAAGTGTTTTAGTTTGGTCAGATTCCCATTTAGTCTGAGATCGTAGGACTACTGAATTAATACCATACTACTTTTTACTGTGTCAATTTCTTCAATTCATCATAGCAACGGAGTTGGCTAATAAGTATTAAAATACTCTTATCCGAACACCCGCACCAGTAAGATGGAAATGACATCCTGAATGAAATTTTTTGTCAACCAATTTGAAGATTCATGAATAAAGTAAGAAGACAAATATGGGACATATTAGGGTCAAGGCAGCATGTATAACCCTACACGTTCGAGTCTTTACGCAGGTGTCGCAAAACATCAGAGTTACATATCACATAAACTACTCTGACAGATGTTTCATACAACAGCCTTCATTACTTGTTCTAGTAAGACACAGAATTATTGGTTTTTTATGTCCATCTTCCTATTTCGTCTGAACCAAAAGGAGAAAATACAATTGAGTTCTTCTACACATGACTGGTTAGATAGACATGTAGAATTTGTAGATTTTTGCACCACAGATTGACATAAAAGATTGGCTTAGTAAGTGCATATTTGTACGTCAGAGATTGACTTCCAACATTTGTAGTTACAGAAATAATCTGGATATGAAGACCATtctttgcatttcttcttcttttttttctttcaatttcttCTAATTTTCCTTATGAAACTTCTTTGACAATCGGAGAGCAATGCACCCTCTGTGTAGCCTTCTTGGCCTACAATgtcagggaaaaaaaaaatagggcaAAACTTGCAGAGTTTTTTTGGTCATAGCTCATGGAACTTTTAGTAAGGGTAAGTTGTCATACCTCTTTCTCCCAGTCAGTTCTCAGAGTTATAACCAAAAGAAAGAGTGCATGTGCAAAAAGAGCCACCATAATACCCATCCATAGTCCCTAAGCATCATTTTTGGGATAACAGGTTAAAATACTTGATGTTCATATAAGACTGTAGTATGAATTTCGCAACAttggtggaaaaaaaaaaggtggatAAAGCATAAGAAAGAGATGCTACCTTTCCCCCAACATGATAGACAAAGGCTAATAGTAGACCAGAAGGAAGTCCAAGTAAATAATAAGCTCCCACATTAACAATTGCAGCAATCTTTTGCCTACCACATCCACGAGCAGCGCCTGGAAATTAAATTTTGTCACCTTAGCTGATAAGTTTGTGGTGCTTACGTTCTATTTACTATCATATTCTTTGAAGTCATATAACTAATACTGTCCAATCTATCTTTGCTATATCATCCAAAACTCCTATGTCCAAAAGTTTGTCAGCGGAGACCTGATAATGGGCTGTTCAGATAAAGAGACTTTTCTGGAGCAGGAAATCAGATTCAACTacattttgcatgaaatttgaaaaGAGAAGTTGACAAACTCTTTCAATTGCTATTATTATTCATATGACTTTGacatttctaattttttttctttctgctGGAAGCAGAGGATGGTTCTTGAAAGTTTGACTCCATTTGAAGTTCAGAATACCAAGAAACCACGCGGCGCAAGCTGTCTAAAAGAGTGTTGACAGACCTGAAAGCACAGATTGAAGGCCATCTAGAAAATGGGATCctgcaatctttttttttttctttctgacattttcttacGAAAGTAAAAATTTTTGGCAAATAAACCTAACTCCCACAGTAACTCCAAAAGCCGGATCCTGCAATCAAAAGTAACATTTCTCCAACATATCTGACAACCTTTTCTTCTGAGCTGTAACAGTAGCCCCATATATTACGCCCCAAAATCATGATGCCTGCTGCCAAAGTGCCTCCTATAGAAATCATGAATAGTGCGGTCCATGCTGCTAATTGAGCTGTATGTGGTCTTCCCGCACCTAGTTCATTTGAGACTCTTATGCTGCAAGCTGTCAAGCATAGCATCTACTATGAACGATAAGACaaagaaaaggaagttgaaagtGGGGATTGAAAGAAAACTGCAGAAACCTGGATTACCAGATCATAACAGCAGAAGGAATGGCTAACTTGAGGAATTTCGGAACATCATGCAGTGACTCCTTGGAAAATCCTTTCCAAGTCTCCTTGCAGGATGGGGATACCCTCACATATATTGCTAACAACAATAAATTGATCCAATAAGAGACAGCATTGGCCAAAGCAGCTCCCTTACTTCCAAGGCCAGACTTAAAGACTAAAAACCAGCAGTTGAAGGTATGCAGCAGAGTTGTGATTCCAGCGCACATCATCATTGGAAGGACATTCTTTTGTGATTGCAAAAATCTAACATGGCACTGCAGGAGCGCATAAGCAAAGATGGAGGGAATCATAAAACGAGCATAGGTTCCTGCCTCTCTTGATATTTGTGGATCTTGCCCCAGGAATCTGAGAATGCATCCAGTATTGGACCAAATATATGCCAGAGGAAACGTAACCAGGAGAAGGACAGCCATGGCCCCTTGCAGATGAATGCCAAGCATGTGATATTGTTTAGCTCCATATGACTGACCACAAAATGTATCCAACGCACTTCCCATCCCTGTCTACTTGGAAAGCAAAACAGAGAACGGATCAGAAAGGAAAATTGGTATTAATTAGAATACAAACAATTCAAG is part of the Coffea eugenioides isolate CCC68of chromosome 6, Ceug_1.0, whole genome shotgun sequence genome and encodes:
- the LOC113772949 gene encoding protein DETOXIFICATION 16-like; this encodes MEREERAHQDLECPLIHYSQESEFQSKRKWDNVKIEVKKQLALAGPLMTVNLLINCLQVISVMFVGHLGELALSGASMATSFASVTGFSLLLGMASALDTFCGQSYGAKQYHMLGIHQQRAMLVLLLAACPLACIWANAGHILKFLGQDPEISTEAGLYARFMIPSIFAYALLQCHVRFLQSQNNVFPMMFSAGFTTLLHLLTCWVLVFKSGLGNKGAALANAISYWINLLLLAIYVRVSPSCKETWKGFSKESLNDIPKFLKLAIPSAVMICLEIWSFEMMVLLSGLLPNPKLETSVLSISLNTCSMVYMIPLGLSGATSIRVSNELGAGRPYAARLASQIAMFLVSTEGILAATIMILGRNLWGYCYSSEEKVVRYVGEMLLLVAASHVLDGMQSVLSGTARGCGWQKIAAVVNLGAYYLLGLPFGIILAFVFHIGGKGLWTGIIVALFAQALLLLVVALRTDWEKEAKKAAERVHSTTNT